The region GCGTGATCGGCAATTTCGTTTCGGAATATCTCGCCGGCCGGACGCCGAATCCCTGCGTGATGTGCAACCGGGAGATCAAGTTCGACCGGTTGTGGCAGCGGGCGCGTGCTCTTGGCGCCGATTTTGTAGCGACCGGCCACTACGCGCAGACTGCGCGTGACCTCGCCGGACGGTTTCATCTTCTGCGCGCCCGCGACAACGCCAAGGATCAGTCGTATTTCCTTTTTTCGCTGACCCAGACCGAACTCGCACGGACCCTGTTTCCGCTCGGTGCGATAACCAAGGCCGAGGTGCGCGCGCGGGCCCGCCAGCTGGGGCTCGCCAACGCGGACAAGCCCGAGAGCCAGGAGATTTGTTTCGTTCCGGATGGCGACTACGCGGGGTTGGTCGAACGTGCCACCAGCCGCGATCGCATCCGCCCGGGCCGAATCGTCGACCGCGCCGGTACCGCGCTCGGTGCGCATCGCGGGGTGCATCATTTTACGATCGGCCAGCGCCGCGGCCTCGGCTTTTCCTCGAGCGAGCCGATGTACGTGCGCGAGATCCACGGCGACACCGGCACCGTGGTAGTCGGGCGGCGCGAAGAGTTGAATTGCGCGGGGTTGCTGGCCCGAGACGTAAGCCTGGTGGATGCGTCCCACACCGCGGGTCGCGTTGAAGTCGAGGTGAAGACTCGCTATCGCCAGAATTCGGTCCCCGCGGTGCTTGCGCTGGGCGCAGAGCGTCGGGCGGAGGTGCGGTTTCTGGCGGGCGGTCCTGCCGTAACCCCCGGCCAGGCTTGCGTGTTTTATCGCGGCGAGGAAGTGCTGGGCGGCGGATTCATCGAGCGGGCCTTGGAGGCGTGACGGTATGCGCTTCGCACTCGCCACCCTGGGCTGCAAGGTCAATCACTACGACTCCGCGATTATCGAGTCGCGCCTCGCCGCGCGCGGATTGGAACGCGGTGATTTCGGCGAAGCCGTCGACGTCTACGTCATCAACACCTGCACCGTGACCGATCGCGCCGACTCGGAATGTCTCAAGCTGGCGCGACGGGCCAAGCGCCGCAACCCCAAGGCCAAGGTAGTGATGACCGGATGCTTTGCGCAGGCGAATCCTCACGCGCTCGCCGGCCGGCGCGAAGTCGATGCGGTGGTCGGTCTGGGGCGACTGGACGATCTCGAACGTGCGGTGATTGCGGAGACCGGTGCGCGCGTGATGGTCACCAACTTGCGCAAGGCGCGCGCTCCTATCGAAGTCGGCGCGGTCGCGCTCTCCGGGCAAACCCGTGCCTTCTTGAAGCTGCAGGAAGGATGTGATCAGTTCTGCAGCTTCTGTATCATACCGATCTCGCGCGGCACCTCCCGCAGCGTCGAACCGCGCCGGGTAGTCGCCGCCATCGACGAGCTCGCCGCGCGTGGCTTCAAGGAGGTCACCCTCTCGGGGGTGCATCTCGGCGGCTACGGCAAGGACTTGGTGCCGCGGGTCAGTCTGGCCGAACTGCTCGAGATGCTGGCCGAGCGATCTCCCATCGGTCGGCTTCGCATCAGCTCGCTGGATCCCGAAGAGCTGAGTGACGAAATTATCGAGCTCGTCGCGCGCAATCGTAAATTCTGCCCGCATTTTCACTTGCCGCTGCAATCCGCGGCGGATCCGATCCTCACCGCGATGCGTCGGCGTTACGATCGCAACTACTATCGTGAGCGGGTGGAGCGGGTGCTCGCCGCGCTGCCGGATGCCGCCATCGGAACCGACCTGATCGCCGGGTTCCCGGGCGAAAGCGCGCGCCATTTCGACGCAGGCTGCGAGTTCGTCGAATCGCTCCCGCTCGCCTATCTCCACGTGTTCCCGTACTCGGTGCGGGCCAATACCTCGGCAGCGAAGCTGGCGGAGCACGTCCCCCCTGCCGAGATCAAACGCCGGGCCGCGGTGCTGCGCCGGCTGGGCGACGCAAAGCGGGCACGGTTCGCGGCGCGCTTTTGCGGGACCAGACTTAATGTGTTACTTGAAGAGCGAACCGGGAGCGGGATGCTCTCCGGTTACAGCCGCAACTACGTGCGGGTCTTGACCACGGGCCCCGACGACCTGACAAATCACGAAGTCGAGGTACAGGCATCGCTTGTCGAAGGCGCTCAATTGGTTGGCCAGATTGTTCGGGCGGAGCGACGCGCGAACCCCCGGACCGACGCTCAAGGCCCCGCCTGAGAGTGTCCGTTCGCGGCTTGAGCGCACGATTGGCTATTCGTTTTCCCAGCCGGACTTGCTGGAAGTTGCGTTGACGCACCCGAGCGCGGTCCTCGGCTCGGATGCGCACTACGAGCGCCTGGAATTCCTCGGTGACGCGGTCCTGGATCTCGCAATCGCCGACCTGCTGATGCGCCAGTTTCCGACCGCCAAGGAAGGTCCCCTCTCCAAGCTGCGCGCTTCCATCGTCAATGCGCGTACCTTGGCTCTCAAAGCGCAAGCCCTGGACATCGGAGACATGCTGCGCTTCGGTAAGGGGGAGGAAAAGAGTGGGGGACGCCACAAGGTTTCAATCCTGGCCGCCGCGTTCGAAGCGCTCATCGGCGCGATTTACACGGACGGCGGAATCGGACCGGCGCAACGGGTAGTGGAGTTTCTGTTCACCGGCGACATCGGCGGGCCCGCAGCAGAACGCGACTACAAAACCGAACTCCAGGAGCTCGCGTATCGTCGGTTTCGAACCCAACCGATCTATGAGCTGGTGTCGGCCGAAGGCCCCGATCATGCCAAGCGCTTCACCACCCGCATCCGAATCGCCGGACGCGAATTCGGTAACGGCACCGGCGGGAGCAAAAAGCAGAGCGAGCAGGCCGCCGCGCGCGAGGCGCTTGATCAAATAGGGCAGGAGATTCGTGGCCGACGCGCTTGAACATCGCGCGGGATTTGTGGTTCTGGGGGGGCGTTCCAACGTCGGCAAATCCACGCTGCTGAACCGCCTGGTCGGCCAGAAGGTTGCGATCGTCACGCCGCGCCCGCAGACCACGCGCCGGCGCATTATCGGTATCCGCACCGATCCTGACGCGCAGCTGTTGCTCGTTGACACCCCGGGAATTCACGATTCGAGCAAGGAACTCAACCGCAGGATGGTCGAGGTCGCCCGCCGCGCTCTGACCGAGGGGCAGGTGGTGCTGGGCGTTATCGCGGCAGGCGAATCGATCGATCCCGCGGACCGTGCGGTGCTTCAGCAGCTGGCCACGCTGAAGGCTCGGCTGATCATCGTGATCAATAAGCTCGATCTGCTGCCCCGGCCCCACTTGCTGCCGCTTATCGAAGAGCTGCACGGTGATTTTCCCAACGCTGAGATTGTCCCGGTGAGCGCGCTTCGGGGCGATAATGTCGAGGAACTGATTGGGACCGTCAAGCAAATGCTTCCGGTCGGTCCGGCGCTGATGCCCGAGGACCAATATACCGATCAGAGCGAACGAATGATCGCGGAGGAGTTGGTGCGCGAGAAGATCTTTCTCGCGATGCGCCAGGAAATTCCATTTTCCACGGCGGTGCGGGTGGAGAAATTCGACGACCAGCCCGAGCGCAGGTTGAAGAGCATATCGGTGCTGGTTATCGTTGAACGCGATTCGCACAAGGCCATGCTGATTGGCGCCCGCGGTCGCACCCTGAAACAAATCGGAACTGCGGCGCGACTCGAGCTGGAGAATATCTTCGCGACCCGGGTTTTCCTCACGATGGTGGTCAAGGTCGAACCCGGCTGGACTCGGGATCCGCGGCGAGTCGCAGAGTACGGCACATGAGTCGTCCCCGCCCAGCCAGGTCCGCGGACCGGGAACCGCGCGCCGCACGGGCGTTGGCCGCCGGCTTGCCAACCGTGGTGTTGGTGGGACGCGCAAACGCCGGGAAGTCCTCGCTCTTCAACCGCGTCGTCAAGGGTGCACGGGCCATTACCAGCCCGATTCCCGGCACCACCCGCGATCTCAATTTCGCTCGTGCTTCGCATGCGGGCCGCGAATTCGCAGTGATCGATAGCGGTGGTCTCGAACTCGGCGGGCGCCAGCAGATGTCCGAGCGGGTCGTGGCCGAGGCGCTCGCGGCGGTGGGCGCTGCCGACGTCGTGGTCTTCGTATTCGATGGTCGCTTGGGCCTAAGTGAATCCGACAAAGAAGCGTTCACCCTGGTCCGCGAAACCGGGTGTCCGCTCGTCACCATCGTCAACAAGATCGATTCCAGCGGACAGGAGAGCAGGCTCGGCGAATTTTACGCAAGCGGCGCACCACGCCTCATCCCGCTCTCCGCCACACATGGGTTGGGCGTCGAAACGCTCCTCGACGAGATCGTCATGCGGCTCCCGACCGCCGCGACCGCACCGGCGTTGCTGCCCGATTTGAAACTCGCGCTGATCGGACGCCCGAACGTCGGAAAGTCGTCGCTGCTCAACCGGCTCTCCGGTTTCGAGCGCGCCTTGGTTGACTCAGCTCCCGGGACCACGCGCGACCCGGTCGATGTGCGCCTTACCGCGCATGGTCGCGAGGTGCTGTTGATTGATACGGCCGGTATTCGCCGACCCACCCGCGTCGAGGGTGACTTAGAGCGCTACTCGGTGGGGCGTGCGATCGAGACCATTCGCCGCGCCGACGTTGTCCTACTGGTTGTTGATGCGAGCGAAGGAATCACCGATCAGGACGCGCGCCTGGCGCGCCTGGTCGACAGCAGCGATCGCGCGATGGTCATCGTGTGCAACAAGTGGGATGCGGCGGCGAGGCAGGAGCGCACCATTCCGGGGTATGTCCGTGCGGCACACGCGCGGTTTCCCTTTCTGACCTTCGCGACCATGGTGTTTACCTCGGCGGTGACCGGTGACGGAGTGGGCGAAATCGTGCCCGCGGCAACCAAAGCGGGAGATTCGTGGCGCGCGGCGTTTCAAACTGCCTTGCTGAACCGAATTCTGGCCGAGTCGGTCGCCGCGATGGATCCGCCGCTGGTCGCGGGCCGTCGCCTCAACCTGATGTACGTGACGCAGACCGCCAGCGCACCGCCCCGCTTGCGCTTCTTCTCCAACCTGGCGCGCGATATTCCTGCGCATTACGTGCGCTTCCTGGAGACGCGCTATCGCAACGCCCTTAAGCTCGTCGGTACGCCTTTGCGCCTGGAGTTCCACAAGACCGGGCGAACTTTCGTGGGGCCGCGCGGCGCGACCAGCCGCACGCCGCAAGCGCGCGCGCGGCGACGATGATTGTGGAAACTCTCCGGGCGTCGGATTTCGTACGCACGAAACCCTCCGCTATATTAAATCCTCAAGGGAAATGATCCTGATTCTTGATTTCGGCAGCCAGTACACGCAGCTCATCGCGCGGCGTGTACGCGAGGCCCACGTGTATTGCGAAATTCACCCGTTCAATTTCGCAGTCGAGAGGATCCGCGCGCTTAAGCCGCTCGGAATCATCCTTTCCGGGGGCCCGTCCAGCACCTATGACGAGGACGCGCCGGACATTTCCGACGAGGTGCTGCGGCTCGGGTGCCCGGTGCTCGGCATCTGCTATGGCCTTTACATCATCGCGCAGCACCTCGGCGCCAAGAGCGTCAGCTCGCGAGCGCGCGAGTATGGTCCTGCGACGCTGACAATCGATGAGCCCGACCTGCTGTTCGAGGGTCTGGCCGGGAAAGAGCATCGGGTTTGGATGAGTCACGGCGATCGCGTCGAGGCGCTGCCAGATTCGTTGCAGCCCATCGCTCACAGCGGCCATTCGCCGTTTGCCGCATTCCGCACCCGTGACGGCCGCATGCGGGCGATTCAGTTTCATCCCGAAGTTGTTCACACGCCATGCGGAGCGCAGGTGTTGCGCAATTTCGTGTTCAAGATTTGCGGCGAAGCAGGCGACTGGACGATGGCGAATTTCGTCCAAACCAAGGCCGCCCAGATCCGCGCGCAGGTCGGTGCCACCGATCGAGTGCTGATGGCGCTCTCCGGCGGGGTCGATTCCGCAGTGGCGGCGGCTCTCATATATCGCGCCGTCGGCGCCCGCCTCAAATGTGTTTTTGTTGATACCGGGTTGTCGCGCGCCGGCGAGCGCGAGCGCATGGAACGGATCTTTGCGCGTCAGCGCGGAGTGGACCTCAAGGTTATTGACGCTTCCGCTCTCTTTCTGGAGCGACTCGCCGGGGTGCTCGACCCCGAGACCAAGCGCAAGATTATCGGCGCCGCCTTTATCGATGTTTTCGAGTCCGAAGAAGTAGTCGGCGGTGCGCGATTCCTGGGGCAGGGCACGCTCTATCCCGACGTCATCGAATCGGTCTCGTTTAAGGGGCCGTCCGCGGTCATTAAGAGCCATCACAATGTTGGCGGTTTGCCGGAGCGGATGAAGCTGGAACTCATCGAGCCGCTGCGCCTGCTCTTCAAGGACGAAGTTCGTGCGCTCGGACGCGAGCTGGGGTTGCCGTCCGAAGTCGTCGACCGCGAACCGTTCCCCGGCCCCGGTCTCGCTGTGCGCATCGTCGGCGAGGTGACTCGGGAGCGGCTCGATCTCTTGCGCCGCGCCGATGCGATCGTCATGGAAGAAATCTCGCGCGATGGCTTCGGTCCCAAGCTGTGGCAGGCATTCGCGGTACTGCTGCCCCTCAAGAGCGTGGGTGTGATGGGAGATGGGCGCAGCTACGAAAGCACCATCGCAATCCGCGCGGTCGAATCCCAGGATGGCATGACGGCCGATTGGGCGCGGCTCCCTCCCGCCTTGCTGGCCCGCCTTTCCTCGCGGATTACCAACGAAACCAAGGGTGTCAATCGGGTCGTGTACGACATCACGTCCAAGCCACCTGCCACGATAGAATGGGAGTAGCTAGTGACGGTTCGCACGCGCTTCGCTCCGAGTCCCACCGGCTCGCTGCACATCGGTAACGTTCGCTCCGGCTTGTTCGCCTACCTGTTCGCCAGGCACGACGGCGGCAACTTCATCCTCCGGATCGATGACACTGATCGCGAACGCTCGACCGAGGACTCCTTGAATGAAATCCTGACCGACCTGAAGTGGCTCGCGATGGAATGGGACGAGGGGCCGCCCGACCCCGGATATTTCCAGACCAACCGGATCGCACGCCATCTCGAATGCGCGTTGCAGCTGCTGCGCGAGCGAAAAGCGTATCCTTGCTACTGCAGCGCCGAAGAGCTGGACGCCAAGCGTAAGGCTGCGGAAAAAGAGAAGCGCCGGCCGATTTACGACCGGAAGTGCCGCGGGCGCGATTTTCCCGCGGATCTGTCGCTGCCGGACCGTTCGGCGGGGCGCAACTACACGATCAGATTCGCGATGCCCGAAGCCGGCCAGACCGTGGTGGACGACCTCGTCAAAGGGAGGCTGGTTTTCGAGAACACCGACCTCGATGACTTGATTATCGTTCGCTCCGACGGCAGCCCGGTTTACAACTTCGCATCGATCGTCGACGACATCGACTTTCGCATCACCCACGTCGTGCGGGGCGATGATCACGTCCCCAATACCCCGCGCCAGATGCAAATGGCGTACGCGCTCGGGTTCACGCCCCCGGCATTCGCCCACATGCCGCAGGTTCTCGGCGCGGACGGCGCTCCGCTCTCGAAACGTCACGGCGCCACCTCCGTGCGCGCCTATCGGGAAGGCGGTTTTTTCCCCGAGGCGGTGCTCAATTACCTGGCGCGTCTGGGATGGTCGCACGGTGATCAGGAGATTTTCTCCAAGTCCGAATTGGTCGAGTTCTTCGATTTCGCCGGCTGCGGCAAATCGCCCGGCGTCTTCAATCCCGACAAGCTCCTGTGGCTCAACTTTCACTATCTGAAAGAAAGGCCTCTGGCCCAGCTCGCCGCCGAGGTCAGACCATTCATCGCACAGCGCGGACTTACGGTCCCCGGCGATGACGATTGGCTGCAGAAGATGGTCGCGACGCTGCGCGAGCGCGCAAAGACCCTGGTAGAGCTAGTCGACTTCGCGGGCTTCTATCTGAAAGAGCAAATCGACATCGACCCCAAGGCAGCCGCGAAATTCCTGAGGCCGGACATTAAAGAGCCGTTGAGCCAGCTGACGGATCAGATCGACGCAATCACCGGCACCTTTTCGGAGCAGACGGTAGCATCCAGCTTCGAGCACGTCCTGACCCGCTACAACATGAAACTGGGCCAGCTCGCCCAACCCGTCCGCGTAGCCCTGACTGGTGGAACAGTAAGCCCGGGCATCTACGAGGTGATCGCGGTTCTCGGCAAGCCGCGCACCGTAAGCCGGCTGCGCGCGGCCCTGACTCATATTTCGTAAAATTCCTTGCCGCACTACTGCTGCGATGTTGGGCGGCGTAGCAGTGGCGTCACACGGTCGGCGCGATCTTCAAGGCGCATTTGGCCCGAATTGTGAGATATTCGTCGTCGGGCACACTGCCGCTCGGAAATCGAACCGATTGCGCTTAGGGGCCATGACGTGTCCGTCGAATTTCAATCGTACCGGCGTGATTTGCTACGCATCACGCGTCAGGAGTGCGACTTCGGACGTTGGGAAATGGCCAGCCGCGGGCCCCATTCTCAACTCCGCGACTACGTGATCGGATACGTTGGTCTGCGGAGTACCATGCGCCTCACCCGCGAGCGGCATCTACCGTCGGGTGAGGCCGCATTGGTGGTCAACCTCGGAACTCCGCATGACGTAATCGGATCCGGGGCTCAGAGCGGCACGCTGAAATTTCGCAGCGTCGCAGCTATGGGGGTTCACGATCAGCCGTTTGTTACAAGGAGCGCCGGGGCCAAGCACCTTTTGGTTGTGAGACTTACGCCCCCGGGCGCACGCCTGCTCTTTGATGTCGCAATGGACCAGCTTTTTAATCGATCTGTTCGACCTCATGGACTCGGTGTTAGCTGAGCGCCTTGCGGCAGTTCGTATCTCTGCACCGGGCGTCCTGTGGGCCTGGTGGGAGCTGCGCAGGTCGGGAGGGTTAACCTCGATCGATTCGCTCGCCGATCATCTGGATTGGAGCCACAAGCGGCTCCTCGCCGGATTCCGAGAGCACATTGGTGTACTACCCAAAGCGACGGCTAAGACTGTTCGTTTCAATAGAGTCCTGCGACTGTCGCGTACTGACTATCGAATCAACTGGGCGAGTGTCGCGCAGGACTGCGGGTACTACGACCAGGCGCACATGATCCGGGAGTTTAAATCTTTCACCGGCTGTACAATGAAGGAACTGAAGAGTCTCGTTGCGGGGTTCACCTTGCTCGATCACCTGCCGCCCTTGGGCTGAGGAAATTTTTTACAATAAGGCGATTTGCCTCGGAGGTAAGTTCCTCCTGATGAGAATAACTCGCGGGAGGGATGTCGCGGCCCGCAGCCGGCGAGTACACGCCGGAATCGGACGCAGGGAGCTGTTGCGGGCATCGTTTCTCGGCGGATCCGCGCTCGTTGCTGGCATCGTGGGTGTGGTACCTGCAATTGCCGGGGAGGTGAGGGGAGGCGCGGTGCTCGCGCCCAGAGACGAACGAGTGAAGTTGTCCGGCAAGGTGGTTGAACGGGTCGCACGAGCCTTCTTCGACTACCAGATGCCAGATTCCGACTGCGACGCAATCGCGCGCAGCGCGGAGGCGACGATAAGAACTTGGCAATCAATTGCTTTGCGTGACATTGCTCCGATCGATCCTCCGTTTGATTTCAGCCTGATCTGCGCCGAGGCAGAACGTCTTATCTGGAAGCGAGGATGAGGACGTTGGGACTGCCAGAGGTATTGACCTTCGAGGTTGCGACGCTTTCTTCAAAGCTGCGAGCGCGCGAGATTTCATCGGTCGAAGCAACCGAAGCGTACCTCGATTGGATCTCAGAACGCGATGGCCAGCTGGGGTCCTATATCACCGTCACGCAAGAGCGAGCGCGGGCTGACGCGGCTCGTGCGGACCGCGAGATCGGTGCCGGCAACTGGCGTGGACCGTTTCATGGTGTTCCGCTTGGACTCAAGGACAATCTCTACACCAAGGGTGTTCTTACGACCGGTGCTTCGAAGGTCCTTGCGGATTTTCGACCTGATTTCGACGCCACCGCCTTGGCGAAGCTTGCCTCACAAGGGGCGGTTCTGCTCGGCAAGTTGAATCTCAATGAATTTGCCTATGGGGGACTGCTCAAGATGTGCCGTAATCCGTATGATCCCGAGCGGTTTCCGGGCGGTTCGAGTGCGGGGCCCGCGGCGGCGGTGGTTGCTGGGATGTGTGCCGCCGCCGTCGGCACTGACACCTCGGGCTCAATCAGGATACCGGCGGCGCAATGCGGATGCGTCGGGCTCAAGCCAACCTATGGCCGGGTGAGCCGCTTCGGCGTGATTCCCCTCGCGTACACGATGGATCACGTTGGCCCGATGACTCGCAGCGTGCGCGATGCCGCCTTCATGATGAATGTCATCGCAGGTTTCGATCAGAATGACTCTACTTCTAGTCGAGAGCTGGTGCCTGACTTCACGGCGACGCTTGCAAGCGGGGTGAGAGGAATTCGCGTCGGGATAATTCGTCAACTTACCGACGGGCTATCAGAAGAGGTATCCCGCGCATTTGCTGCCGCCCTAAGACTACTCGCGAGTTCGGGTGCTTACGTGGATCAAGTTTCGATACCGACTCTGGAGTTCGGAGCACTTATCAATTCGACGGTCACGTGGGTCGAAGCGCTCGACTATCACGAGCGCTGGCTGCGCGAGCGGCGCAACGACTACGGCAAGGAGATTCGTCTGAATCTTGAAACGGGTATGATGATACCCGCGCTGGACTATTTCAGGGCCCAGCGCGGGCGAGCGCGCATTCTGGCCGAGGCGCTGAGCACGCTTCAGAATCATGACGTCTTGGTTAGTCCCGGCGTTGCGACGACGGCGCTGAAGTTTCGCGATTATCTTAAGATGGACAACGAGACGAGTGCAGAGCTTGGGTATCGAAACCAACTTCGGTTCACCCAACCCTTTGATGCGACCGGGCAGCCGGTTATTACGATTCCGACCGGGATTGCGAGCGACGGACTGCCAACCTCGATGCAAATTGTGGGACGCCCTTTCGACGAACCAATGGTGTTGCGCGTAGCTGCCTGCTACGCGGCGATGCGCGGGCCGCTGAGCCCCCCACCCATCTAAGCCATCTGCGTTCCGCGCACCGACAATTAGCGCAGGAGCGAGAGGTTGCTCACGACTACGCCGCTCGCCTCTTTGAGCGGCGGGTTTTTTAACGGCCAATGCGAAAATCGGCTGCGCCGTTTGAGGTCCAAGACCCGCAGCTTACAGCGTTCCGCAGGTGTTTCGGTTCGAACACAGGCGCGCTCGACCGGCGCGAATTCGCGGAGTACCTTCGAATTATGAGTATTC is a window of Candidatus Binataceae bacterium DNA encoding:
- the mnmA gene encoding tRNA 2-thiouridine(34) synthase MnmA produces the protein MSARVLVAMSGGVDSSVAAALLREAGYEVVGVAMRLAPEPAHSARRRANCCSHEDFEDARRVAERLNFPFYVVDLREDFATRVIGNFVSEYLAGRTPNPCVMCNREIKFDRLWQRARALGADFVATGHYAQTARDLAGRFHLLRARDNAKDQSYFLFSLTQTELARTLFPLGAITKAEVRARARQLGLANADKPESQEICFVPDGDYAGLVERATSRDRIRPGRIVDRAGTALGAHRGVHHFTIGQRRGLGFSSSEPMYVREIHGDTGTVVVGRREELNCAGLLARDVSLVDASHTAGRVEVEVKTRYRQNSVPAVLALGAERRAEVRFLAGGPAVTPGQACVFYRGEEVLGGGFIERALEA
- the mtaB gene encoding tRNA (N(6)-L-threonylcarbamoyladenosine(37)-C(2))-methylthiotransferase MtaB, which translates into the protein MRFALATLGCKVNHYDSAIIESRLAARGLERGDFGEAVDVYVINTCTVTDRADSECLKLARRAKRRNPKAKVVMTGCFAQANPHALAGRREVDAVVGLGRLDDLERAVIAETGARVMVTNLRKARAPIEVGAVALSGQTRAFLKLQEGCDQFCSFCIIPISRGTSRSVEPRRVVAAIDELAARGFKEVTLSGVHLGGYGKDLVPRVSLAELLEMLAERSPIGRLRISSLDPEELSDEIIELVARNRKFCPHFHLPLQSAADPILTAMRRRYDRNYYRERVERVLAALPDAAIGTDLIAGFPGESARHFDAGCEFVESLPLAYLHVFPYSVRANTSAAKLAEHVPPAEIKRRAAVLRRLGDAKRARFAARFCGTRLNVLLEERTGSGMLSGYSRNYVRVLTTGPDDLTNHEVEVQASLVEGAQLVGQIVRAERRANPRTDAQGPA
- the rnc gene encoding ribonuclease III — its product is MARLFGRSDARTPGPTLKAPPESVRSRLERTIGYSFSQPDLLEVALTHPSAVLGSDAHYERLEFLGDAVLDLAIADLLMRQFPTAKEGPLSKLRASIVNARTLALKAQALDIGDMLRFGKGEEKSGGRHKVSILAAAFEALIGAIYTDGGIGPAQRVVEFLFTGDIGGPAAERDYKTELQELAYRRFRTQPIYELVSAEGPDHAKRFTTRIRIAGREFGNGTGGSKKQSEQAAAREALDQIGQEIRGRRA
- the era gene encoding GTPase Era — its product is MADALEHRAGFVVLGGRSNVGKSTLLNRLVGQKVAIVTPRPQTTRRRIIGIRTDPDAQLLLVDTPGIHDSSKELNRRMVEVARRALTEGQVVLGVIAAGESIDPADRAVLQQLATLKARLIIVINKLDLLPRPHLLPLIEELHGDFPNAEIVPVSALRGDNVEELIGTVKQMLPVGPALMPEDQYTDQSERMIAEELVREKIFLAMRQEIPFSTAVRVEKFDDQPERRLKSISVLVIVERDSHKAMLIGARGRTLKQIGTAARLELENIFATRVFLTMVVKVEPGWTRDPRRVAEYGT
- the der gene encoding ribosome biogenesis GTPase Der — protein: MSRPRPARSADREPRAARALAAGLPTVVLVGRANAGKSSLFNRVVKGARAITSPIPGTTRDLNFARASHAGREFAVIDSGGLELGGRQQMSERVVAEALAAVGAADVVVFVFDGRLGLSESDKEAFTLVRETGCPLVTIVNKIDSSGQESRLGEFYASGAPRLIPLSATHGLGVETLLDEIVMRLPTAATAPALLPDLKLALIGRPNVGKSSLLNRLSGFERALVDSAPGTTRDPVDVRLTAHGREVLLIDTAGIRRPTRVEGDLERYSVGRAIETIRRADVVLLVVDASEGITDQDARLARLVDSSDRAMVIVCNKWDAAARQERTIPGYVRAAHARFPFLTFATMVFTSAVTGDGVGEIVPAATKAGDSWRAAFQTALLNRILAESVAAMDPPLVAGRRLNLMYVTQTASAPPRLRFFSNLARDIPAHYVRFLETRYRNALKLVGTPLRLEFHKTGRTFVGPRGATSRTPQARARRR
- the guaA gene encoding glutamine-hydrolyzing GMP synthase; its protein translation is MILILDFGSQYTQLIARRVREAHVYCEIHPFNFAVERIRALKPLGIILSGGPSSTYDEDAPDISDEVLRLGCPVLGICYGLYIIAQHLGAKSVSSRAREYGPATLTIDEPDLLFEGLAGKEHRVWMSHGDRVEALPDSLQPIAHSGHSPFAAFRTRDGRMRAIQFHPEVVHTPCGAQVLRNFVFKICGEAGDWTMANFVQTKAAQIRAQVGATDRVLMALSGGVDSAVAAALIYRAVGARLKCVFVDTGLSRAGERERMERIFARQRGVDLKVIDASALFLERLAGVLDPETKRKIIGAAFIDVFESEEVVGGARFLGQGTLYPDVIESVSFKGPSAVIKSHHNVGGLPERMKLELIEPLRLLFKDEVRALGRELGLPSEVVDREPFPGPGLAVRIVGEVTRERLDLLRRADAIVMEEISRDGFGPKLWQAFAVLLPLKSVGVMGDGRSYESTIAIRAVESQDGMTADWARLPPALLARLSSRITNETKGVNRVVYDITSKPPATIEWE
- the gltX gene encoding glutamate--tRNA ligase — protein: MTVRTRFAPSPTGSLHIGNVRSGLFAYLFARHDGGNFILRIDDTDRERSTEDSLNEILTDLKWLAMEWDEGPPDPGYFQTNRIARHLECALQLLRERKAYPCYCSAEELDAKRKAAEKEKRRPIYDRKCRGRDFPADLSLPDRSAGRNYTIRFAMPEAGQTVVDDLVKGRLVFENTDLDDLIIVRSDGSPVYNFASIVDDIDFRITHVVRGDDHVPNTPRQMQMAYALGFTPPAFAHMPQVLGADGAPLSKRHGATSVRAYREGGFFPEAVLNYLARLGWSHGDQEIFSKSELVEFFDFAGCGKSPGVFNPDKLLWLNFHYLKERPLAQLAAEVRPFIAQRGLTVPGDDDWLQKMVATLRERAKTLVELVDFAGFYLKEQIDIDPKAAAKFLRPDIKEPLSQLTDQIDAITGTFSEQTVASSFEHVLTRYNMKLGQLAQPVRVALTGGTVSPGIYEVIAVLGKPRTVSRLRAALTHIS
- a CDS encoding AraC family transcriptional regulator, which gives rise to MSQWTSFLIDLFDLMDSVLAERLAAVRISAPGVLWAWWELRRSGGLTSIDSLADHLDWSHKRLLAGFREHIGVLPKATAKTVRFNRVLRLSRTDYRINWASVAQDCGYYDQAHMIREFKSFTGCTMKELKSLVAGFTLLDHLPPLG
- a CDS encoding amidase, whose translation is MGLPEVLTFEVATLSSKLRAREISSVEATEAYLDWISERDGQLGSYITVTQERARADAARADREIGAGNWRGPFHGVPLGLKDNLYTKGVLTTGASKVLADFRPDFDATALAKLASQGAVLLGKLNLNEFAYGGLLKMCRNPYDPERFPGGSSAGPAAAVVAGMCAAAVGTDTSGSIRIPAAQCGCVGLKPTYGRVSRFGVIPLAYTMDHVGPMTRSVRDAAFMMNVIAGFDQNDSTSSRELVPDFTATLASGVRGIRVGIIRQLTDGLSEEVSRAFAAALRLLASSGAYVDQVSIPTLEFGALINSTVTWVEALDYHERWLRERRNDYGKEIRLNLETGMMIPALDYFRAQRGRARILAEALSTLQNHDVLVSPGVATTALKFRDYLKMDNETSAELGYRNQLRFTQPFDATGQPVITIPTGIASDGLPTSMQIVGRPFDEPMVLRVAACYAAMRGPLSPPPI